The following are encoded in a window of Candidatus Oleimmundimicrobium sp. genomic DNA:
- a CDS encoding prephenate dehydrogenase: MSDFKQVSIIGVGLIGGSLGLAIKNLPNSPKVVGVTRRQDTIDKAKKIGAIDEGTLSMEEGVKGSDIIFVATPVGVVVDIVKKILPFLNENCIVTDVGSTKFNICHSVEEFLPSKIHFIGGHPMTGSEHEGISAADSNLFKNAYYILTPTSATDMRAFKQLHLLLTKIGANVIAIDPDKHDELVAVVSHLPHLLSATLVNLAHSYTSEKENLLLLAAGGFRDMTRIAAGNPSMWLDICFENRDAILKEICEFQKELDELKEIIKEKDRDGLEAKLESASIVRKNLPLILHKDISQFREISISVKDRPGAISDVTVALGNIGINIEGIEIVHLTESSGLIKLVITDSQAAERAAKTLKDKGYKVEIKDVYEKE, translated from the coding sequence TTGAGTGATTTTAAGCAAGTTTCAATAATAGGAGTGGGACTAATCGGGGGTTCGCTGGGATTGGCAATAAAAAATTTGCCCAATTCTCCAAAGGTTGTAGGTGTTACCAGGCGACAAGACACGATAGATAAAGCGAAAAAAATAGGTGCCATCGATGAAGGTACTTTATCGATGGAAGAGGGAGTAAAGGGCTCGGATATTATTTTTGTTGCTACACCTGTTGGTGTTGTTGTTGATATTGTCAAAAAAATCTTACCATTTTTAAATGAAAACTGTATTGTAACTGATGTTGGTAGCACTAAATTCAATATTTGTCACAGTGTTGAAGAATTTTTACCGTCAAAAATTCATTTCATTGGCGGACATCCAATGACCGGGTCTGAGCACGAAGGAATTTCTGCGGCAGATTCTAATCTTTTTAAAAATGCTTATTATATTTTAACTCCTACTTCAGCAACGGATATGAGAGCTTTTAAACAGCTACATCTTCTTTTAACTAAAATTGGGGCAAATGTAATTGCCATTGACCCTGATAAACATGATGAATTGGTTGCGGTTGTAAGTCACCTGCCTCACCTGCTTTCAGCTACCTTAGTGAATTTGGCGCATAGCTATACAAGTGAAAAAGAAAATCTTTTACTACTTGCAGCTGGCGGGTTTCGTGATATGACCAGGATTGCTGCCGGTAATCCCTCAATGTGGTTGGATATCTGTTTTGAAAACAGGGACGCAATTTTAAAAGAAATTTGTGAATTTCAAAAAGAACTTGATGAATTAAAAGAGATAATTAAAGAAAAAGACAGAGATGGCTTGGAAGCAAAACTTGAAAGTGCAAGCATTGTAAGAAAAAATCTCCCCTTAATTCTTCATAAAGATATTTCTCAGTTTCGCGAAATTTCAATTTCTGTTAAAGATAGACCGGGAGCCATTAGTGATGTTACAGTCGCGCTTGGGAATATAGGGATAAATATTGAGGGGATAGAAATAGTTCACTTAACTGAAAGTTCCGGTTTGATTAAATTAGTGATTACAGATTCTCAAGCAGCCGAAAGAGCGGCAAAAACTCTAAAAGACAAGGGTTATAAAGTGGAGATAAAAGATGTTTATGAAAAAGAATAA
- the aroA gene encoding 3-phosphoshikimate 1-carboxyvinyltransferase, producing the protein MDLMINKASALSGKARVPGDKSISHRALILGAIAEGETHISGFLPSVDCLSTLNCLLLLGVKIERLSSTELVIKGVGLRGLKEAKNVLDLGNSGTTMRIMSGMLAGQNFSSTLTGDDSLKRRPMGRVIKPLRLMGANICAEDEGDRAPIKITGQPLKGIIYKTPVPSAQVKSCVLLAGLLANGKTCVIEEIKSRDHTERLLKHMGVDIEISGNEVCVRGGSRPKAVKIEIPGDFSSASFLIVAAILTEKSDIIIKDVGINATRTGLLSVLTEMGANINILNEKTIYEEPRADIWVKSSKLKALTVGGELIPRLVDELPIFAVAATQASGTTIVKDAKELRIKETDRIRAICSELRKLGAEIDEFEDGFAIHGPCKLKGNICSSFGDHRMAMALAVAGMCAEGATIIKDSECIEVSFPGFEEILKSLVKGKNT; encoded by the coding sequence ATGGATTTGATGATAAACAAGGCTTCTGCCCTTAGCGGAAAAGCAAGGGTTCCGGGAGATAAATCAATATCGCACCGGGCGCTAATATTAGGGGCAATAGCTGAAGGTGAAACTCATATTTCAGGATTTTTGCCTTCGGTTGATTGTTTAAGTACTTTAAACTGCCTGCTTTTACTGGGTGTGAAAATTGAGAGATTGAGTTCAACTGAATTAGTGATTAAAGGAGTCGGGTTGAGGGGCCTCAAAGAAGCTAAAAATGTTTTAGATTTAGGCAACTCAGGTACGACAATGAGAATTATGTCCGGTATGTTGGCCGGGCAAAACTTTTCCTCGACATTAACCGGTGATGATTCTTTAAAAAGAAGACCCATGGGCAGAGTCATAAAACCTTTGCGTTTAATGGGAGCAAATATATGTGCCGAGGACGAAGGGGATAGAGCCCCGATTAAAATTACTGGACAGCCCCTTAAGGGAATTATCTATAAAACACCTGTTCCGAGTGCTCAAGTTAAAAGCTGTGTTTTACTGGCTGGACTTTTAGCTAACGGAAAAACGTGTGTTATAGAAGAAATAAAATCCAGGGACCATACGGAACGGCTTTTGAAACACATGGGGGTTGATATTGAAATATCCGGTAACGAAGTATGTGTTCGAGGGGGTAGCAGACCTAAGGCGGTGAAAATAGAAATTCCCGGTGATTTTTCATCAGCTTCATTCCTTATCGTGGCGGCTATTCTCACTGAAAAATCGGACATAATCATCAAAGATGTTGGCATTAATGCTACCAGAACGGGACTTTTAAGTGTTTTGACAGAAATGGGCGCTAACATCAATATTTTAAATGAGAAGACGATATATGAGGAGCCTCGAGCGGATATTTGGGTAAAATCGAGCAAATTAAAAGCTTTGACAGTCGGAGGCGAACTTATTCCAAGACTGGTAGACGAGTTACCAATTTTTGCTGTTGCCGCAACTCAAGCGAGTGGGACCACTATTGTTAAAGATGCTAAAGAGTTGAGAATAAAAGAGACAGATCGCATAAGGGCAATATGTTCTGAGCTTAGAAAATTGGGAGCTGAAATCGATGAATTTGAAGATGGTTTTGCGATTCACGGTCCTTGTAAATTAAAAGGAAATATTTGCTCATCTTTTGGGGATCACAGGATGGCAATGGCGCTTGCAGTTGCCGGAATGTGTGCTGAAGGAGCTACCATAATAAAGGATTCGGAGTGCATAGAGGTGTCATTTCCGGGATTTGAAGAGATCCTTAAATCTTTGGTAAAGGGGAAAAATACTTGA
- the cmk gene encoding (d)CMP kinase produces MIIAIDGPAASGKSTVAKEIAKRLSLYYLDTGAMYRALTWKALQEKINLSDEAALVKLANNVKISFKEDFVNEKLQVKTYLDGCDVTDEIRLPQVSNCVSIIAKVPALRRVMVEIQRRMAKGKDVVVEGRDIGTCVFPEADYKFFLNASAKKRARRRYLELKSKGHDVEISSLEKEIVSRDTIDSTRPTSPLAKACDAYVIDTTKKTIEQVIQEILRIVGDES; encoded by the coding sequence TTGATAATAGCGATTGATGGGCCGGCTGCTTCTGGTAAAAGCACCGTAGCCAAAGAGATAGCAAAAAGATTGAGCCTTTACTATTTAGACACTGGTGCAATGTATCGAGCTTTAACTTGGAAAGCGCTTCAAGAAAAAATTAACTTATCCGACGAGGCAGCTCTTGTAAAACTTGCAAATAATGTAAAAATTTCTTTTAAAGAAGATTTTGTAAATGAGAAATTACAGGTAAAAACATATCTTGACGGGTGCGATGTAACAGACGAAATTCGTTTACCTCAAGTAAGCAATTGTGTTTCAATTATAGCCAAGGTGCCAGCTCTAAGAAGAGTTATGGTGGAAATTCAACGAAGAATGGCAAAAGGTAAAGATGTTGTTGTGGAAGGTCGCGATATTGGGACATGTGTATTTCCTGAAGCTGATTATAAATTTTTTCTTAATGCTTCAGCAAAAAAGCGTGCAAGAAGAAGATATCTTGAACTGAAAAGCAAGGGTCATGATGTAGAAATATCATCATTAGAAAAAGAGATAGTTTCTCGTGATACAATTGATAGTACCAGGCCAACCAGTCCTCTTGCCAAAGCTTGTGATGCTTATGTGATTGACACCACAAAAAAGACGATTGAACAGGTAATTCAAGAAATCCTTCGGATTGTAGGGGATGAGAGTTAA
- a CDS encoding lysophospholipid acyltransferase family protein — protein sequence MRVKLEEKKNFFYTFIICLFFVVLKLFYRLNIIGKKNIPKTGPVILVSNHKSNIDPFVVSAVLYPRKIHSMAKEELFRNPVLSFFFRKLGAFPIHRGKYDRQAFKNSLEVLSKGQVFALFPEGRRNRLEDDKLGPLHKGAALIAIKSGAPIIPMGIKGTGKILPKGKLIPRFPKIKVKIGEPIPLIDDKTKLTEKIGEAISSILGEI from the coding sequence ATGAGAGTTAAATTGGAGGAAAAGAAAAACTTTTTTTATACTTTTATTATCTGCTTGTTTTTTGTTGTCTTAAAACTGTTTTACAGATTAAATATTATCGGCAAGAAAAACATTCCAAAGACCGGGCCGGTTATTTTAGTGTCAAATCACAAAAGTAATATTGATCCTTTTGTAGTGAGCGCGGTATTGTATCCCCGTAAAATCCATAGCATGGCAAAAGAGGAACTGTTCCGAAATCCAGTGCTAAGTTTTTTTTTCAGGAAGCTCGGTGCTTTCCCAATACACAGGGGAAAATATGATAGACAAGCTTTTAAAAATTCACTTGAAGTTTTATCAAAAGGTCAGGTTTTTGCTCTTTTCCCTGAAGGGAGAAGAAATCGTTTAGAGGATGATAAATTAGGGCCTTTGCACAAAGGAGCCGCCCTCATTGCGATTAAAAGCGGCGCCCCGATTATTCCTATGGGAATCAAAGGGACCGGAAAGATATTGCCTAAGGGGAAGTTGATACCAAGGTTCCCGAAGATTAAGGTTAAGATTGGTGAACCGATACCATTGATTGACGATAAAACAAAACTTACCGAAAAAATCGGTGAAGCAATTTCATCAATTTTAGGAGAGATATAA
- a CDS encoding 4-hydroxy-3-methylbut-2-enyl diphosphate reductase encodes MKVKVAKEAGYCYGVERALKLAQEAVGKLPEPICTLGPIIHNPQVVDWLKGKGIVSVDSLNQIDKGTIIIRSHGVDPKVKIEAKKKGLEIIDATCPFVKKAQHCARKLIEEGYNLVIVGERNHPEVIGIFAYAGGKAVVVENVKDIKQLSNFKKVGIVVQTTQPIENLKKVINALIPKTEEIKIFNTICDATVKRQIAARNLAQDADLMLVVGGKNSANTSRLTQICAEVNPKTYHIETASEIKKEWFKGVNFVGITAGASTPNWIIDNVAKVVKKL; translated from the coding sequence ATGAAGGTAAAAGTAGCTAAAGAAGCAGGATACTGTTACGGGGTGGAGAGAGCACTAAAACTTGCTCAAGAGGCAGTTGGTAAACTACCTGAACCAATTTGTACTTTGGGGCCGATAATTCATAATCCCCAGGTTGTTGATTGGCTTAAAGGTAAAGGGATTGTGTCAGTAGATAGTTTAAATCAAATTGATAAAGGGACGATAATTATTCGTTCTCACGGTGTTGATCCGAAGGTAAAGATTGAGGCAAAAAAGAAGGGGTTAGAAATTATCGATGCTACTTGTCCTTTTGTAAAAAAAGCTCAACATTGTGCCAGAAAGCTTATAGAAGAGGGGTATAATCTTGTAATTGTCGGAGAGCGAAATCATCCTGAGGTAATTGGGATTTTTGCTTATGCCGGGGGTAAAGCGGTTGTGGTTGAGAACGTTAAGGACATTAAGCAGCTTTCTAACTTTAAAAAAGTAGGTATTGTTGTTCAAACTACCCAGCCGATTGAAAATTTAAAAAAAGTTATAAACGCGTTGATTCCAAAAACGGAAGAAATTAAAATATTTAACACAATTTGTGATGCTACAGTTAAAAGGCAGATAGCTGCGAGGAATTTAGCACAAGATGCTGACTTGATGTTGGTTGTTGGTGGGAAAAATAGCGCCAATACTTCAAGGTTGACTCAAATTTGTGCTGAAGTTAATCCAAAAACATATCATATTGAAACTGCTTCAGAAATTAAAAAAGAATGGTTTAAGGGTGTTAATTTTGTTGGAATTACAGCTGGAGCATCTACTCCCAATTGGATTATTGATAATGTGGCAAAGGTTGTTAAAAAGCTGTAG
- a CDS encoding DUF512 domain-containing protein, with product MIAKIDKVRKGSIADMAGVRVGNILENINNIPLRDIIDFQIYSDPSKLNLNILRNGQKLCIKIEKAEGEPLGVKFSSSIFDKLKFCKNRCLFCFIDQLPPRVRKSLLIKDDDYRLSFLYGNFVTLTNLSDSELERIIEQRLSPLYVSLHSTDLAIRSKLIRPRAGDKALEYLKRLLDAGIRIHIQIVLCPGINDGDNLMHTLIDLSTNYSGIESVGIVPVGLTSYREKLYPLRSFTPNEAGSLIEEIEVFQKKFLKTRNLSRVFLADEFYLMSGKTLPDKEHYGDFPQIENGIGLARLFLSDFEEALAKRANALKPLTGTVLTGEMPESILKEAFAKLKKFNIYLKVKKVPNKFFGGEVNVTGLVTGSDILNTAKDEDFEAPLFLPDIMLNEGKLFLDDINLNELEQKLKVPICLVSTNGKQFIEDLIKVSNRS from the coding sequence ATGATTGCAAAAATTGATAAAGTAAGAAAAGGTAGTATCGCTGACATGGCCGGAGTTCGAGTCGGCAATATTTTAGAGAATATAAATAATATTCCTCTGAGGGATATTATTGATTTTCAAATTTACTCTGACCCTTCAAAGCTTAATCTTAACATCTTACGCAACGGGCAAAAACTCTGCATTAAAATAGAAAAGGCGGAAGGCGAGCCGCTTGGGGTTAAATTTTCGTCATCAATTTTTGATAAATTAAAATTCTGCAAGAATAGGTGCCTTTTTTGTTTTATAGACCAACTGCCGCCTCGCGTTAGAAAAAGTTTGCTTATAAAAGATGATGATTATCGACTTTCTTTTTTGTATGGAAACTTTGTTACGTTAACAAATTTAAGTGATTCGGAATTGGAAAGAATAATTGAACAGCGCTTAAGCCCGCTTTATGTTTCACTTCATTCTACCGATTTAGCGATTCGTTCTAAACTAATTAGACCAAGGGCTGGAGATAAGGCCCTTGAATACCTTAAACGTCTCTTAGACGCGGGCATACGTATTCACATACAAATTGTTCTCTGCCCAGGCATAAATGATGGTGACAACTTAATGCACACCCTTATTGATCTTTCCACTAATTATTCAGGGATTGAATCAGTGGGAATTGTACCGGTCGGGCTTACGTCTTATAGAGAAAAACTCTATCCATTGCGCTCCTTTACCCCAAATGAAGCTGGTTCGTTAATTGAAGAAATAGAAGTTTTTCAAAAAAAATTTTTAAAGACTAGGAATTTGTCCCGAGTTTTTCTTGCGGATGAATTTTATTTAATGAGTGGCAAAACTTTGCCCGACAAGGAACATTACGGGGATTTTCCTCAAATTGAAAATGGTATTGGTTTAGCCCGCCTTTTTTTAAGCGATTTTGAGGAGGCATTAGCGAAACGCGCCAATGCTCTTAAGCCTTTAACCGGAACCGTGCTAACCGGAGAGATGCCGGAGTCAATATTAAAAGAGGCGTTTGCCAAACTAAAAAAGTTTAATATTTATTTAAAAGTAAAAAAAGTTCCTAACAAGTTTTTTGGCGGGGAAGTGAATGTGACCGGGTTGGTTACGGGCTCTGATATTTTAAATACTGCAAAAGATGAAGATTTTGAAGCGCCTCTTTTTTTACCTGATATTATGTTGAATGAAGGTAAGTTATTCTTAGATGATATAAATCTCAACGAACTTGAACAAAAATTAAAGGTTCCGATTTGTTTGGTTTCGACCAACGGAAAACAATTTATCGAAGATTTAATTAAAGTAAGCAATAGGAGTTGA
- the der gene encoding ribosome biogenesis GTPase Der encodes MSLVAIVGRPNVGKSTIVNRIASGQPAIVDELSGVTRDRNYIKTDWSGKSFTIVDTGGLIFDDKENLIESIRQQAFLAVEEADAIIFVVDGKTGLLHDDKEIANILRQKTKPIFLVVNKLDDISKELDKFSFYSLGLGEPHAISAMHGLGIGDLLDELVKVLPPEKVEKVEGVINVAIIGRPNAGKSSICNRLLGEERVIVSNIPGTTRDTIDTVVERGGKSYLFIDTAGLRRRKKIKGVEYYGMVRVLRAIDRADIVLLVLDSSEGVTGQDQKIAEIANDRDCGVMVLLNKWDLIDAENLNNLYHSLEKKLRFISYAPVLKVSALKNKGISKIYPMIDKVANEYFRQVSTPQLNNLVQAIKTKGHTVSKGRKKLNLLYATQIKTGPPTFLFFVNEPSLINVYFKRYLTSEVRKFFSFKGVPVKLLFRKKS; translated from the coding sequence TTGTCTTTGGTCGCAATTGTGGGTAGGCCAAATGTTGGAAAATCTACCATAGTTAACAGAATAGCGTCTGGCCAACCTGCCATCGTTGATGAATTAAGTGGAGTGACAAGAGATAGAAATTACATAAAGACGGACTGGTCAGGAAAATCTTTCACTATAGTGGATACGGGTGGTCTTATTTTTGATGATAAGGAGAATCTCATTGAATCTATTCGACAGCAAGCTTTTCTTGCAGTAGAAGAGGCAGATGCGATAATTTTTGTTGTCGACGGCAAAACTGGCCTTCTTCATGACGATAAGGAGATTGCTAACATATTACGTCAAAAAACAAAACCAATTTTTCTTGTCGTGAATAAACTGGATGATATTAGCAAAGAGCTTGATAAATTTTCTTTTTATTCTTTAGGGCTTGGTGAACCACATGCAATTTCAGCCATGCATGGATTAGGTATAGGAGATTTACTGGATGAGTTGGTGAAAGTTCTTCCTCCGGAAAAAGTGGAGAAAGTTGAAGGGGTTATTAATGTTGCCATAATTGGGCGGCCAAATGCTGGGAAATCATCTATATGTAATCGATTACTTGGGGAAGAAAGAGTAATTGTAAGTAATATTCCCGGAACAACCAGAGACACCATTGACACAGTAGTTGAACGAGGCGGAAAGAGTTATTTGTTTATTGACACAGCCGGCCTTCGTCGTCGGAAAAAAATAAAAGGGGTAGAGTATTACGGGATGGTGCGTGTTCTCAGGGCTATTGATAGGGCCGACATTGTTTTACTTGTTTTGGATTCTTCAGAGGGGGTAACCGGGCAAGATCAAAAAATTGCAGAAATAGCTAATGACAGAGATTGTGGTGTTATGGTTTTATTAAATAAATGGGATTTGATAGATGCCGAGAATCTTAACAATCTCTATCACAGTTTGGAAAAAAAATTAAGATTTATAAGTTATGCTCCCGTTCTTAAGGTTTCCGCTCTTAAAAATAAGGGGATAAGCAAAATTTATCCAATGATAGATAAAGTTGCCAATGAGTATTTTAGACAAGTTTCAACACCCCAGCTTAATAATTTAGTTCAAGCGATAAAAACAAAAGGTCATACGGTATCCAAAGGGAGGAAAAAACTTAATTTATTATATGCGACGCAGATTAAAACAGGCCCACCGACTTTTTTATTTTTTGTCAATGAGCCAAGCTTAATTAATGTGTATTTTAAAAGATATCTGACGTCAGAGGTTCGTAAATTCTTTTCTTTTAAAGGTGTTCCCGTGAAATTGCTTTTTAGAAAAAAGAGTTGA
- the plsY gene encoding glycerol-3-phosphate 1-O-acyltransferase PlsY gives MSILIKALFVIGVSYLIGSISFALLIGKGFYGIDIREQGSGNLGATNTFRVLGITPGILVLICDILKGVVSVGLASLFFRDAPTLFNSFLQTGTSFASYSMLDSTVIVAAGFAVIAGHNWSIFLRFSGGKGMATTTGVLLVIAPKIVFALFLIWLIVFALTRYVSLSSVIVAATFPFFMIYFYRGNYPYIAFSLIDAVVTIYKHRSNMKQLLKGKESKIGKKS, from the coding sequence GTGAGTATTTTAATAAAAGCATTATTTGTTATTGGTGTAAGCTATTTAATTGGCTCAATTTCATTTGCATTGCTAATTGGGAAAGGTTTTTATGGAATAGACATAAGAGAGCAAGGAAGCGGAAATCTTGGAGCCACCAATACCTTTAGGGTATTGGGCATCACCCCGGGTATTTTGGTGCTTATATGTGATATCCTGAAGGGTGTTGTCTCGGTTGGTCTTGCAAGCTTATTCTTCAGGGACGCGCCCACTCTCTTTAATTCTTTTCTTCAGACTGGAACAAGTTTTGCGAGCTATTCGATGCTGGACTCAACGGTTATTGTAGCCGCCGGGTTTGCTGTTATTGCCGGTCATAATTGGTCTATATTTCTTAGGTTTTCAGGTGGCAAAGGGATGGCCACTACTACTGGTGTTTTACTGGTTATTGCTCCAAAAATAGTTTTTGCTTTGTTTTTAATTTGGCTTATTGTTTTTGCTTTAACAAGATATGTTTCGCTCAGTTCAGTCATAGTAGCTGCTACATTTCCGTTTTTTATGATATATTTTTATCGGGGCAATTATCCTTACATAGCATTTAGTTTAATTGATGCTGTGGTCACAATTTATAAACATAGGTCAAACATGAAACAACTTTTAAAAGGTAAGGAGTCTAAAATTGGCAAAAAAAGTTAA
- a CDS encoding NAD(P)H-dependent glycerol-3-phosphate dehydrogenase: MAKKVNLFRLTEKKIAVIGAGSWGTAISILLAKKGFVVSLWARDEKFACEAQSKRSNPRYLPNVIFPENLDVSFKMDDVVKGAEVIALVVPSHGMREVVKKLKSFLKDQIIISLAKGIEVDTLMRMSEVIASELPEKFFEKIAVISGPNHAEEVSLEIPSTTVVSAHKKEVALKVQNMFMTPYFRVYTNPDIIGVEVGGATKNIIALATGMSDGLGYGDNTRASLMTRGLAEMTRLGLNMGAQSSTFAGLSGMGDLIATCTSRHSRNRNTGEKIAKGMTLEEVTAETKMVAEGTKTTKAVYRLAEKRCIDMPITRAVYQVLYENKRPLNCVSDLMMRGAKDELKAFGY, encoded by the coding sequence TTGGCAAAAAAAGTTAATTTATTCAGGTTAACGGAGAAAAAAATTGCTGTTATAGGGGCTGGGAGCTGGGGAACAGCTATTTCAATTCTTTTAGCGAAAAAGGGTTTTGTCGTTTCATTGTGGGCAAGGGATGAAAAGTTTGCCTGTGAAGCACAATCCAAAAGAAGCAATCCACGCTATCTTCCAAATGTGATTTTTCCCGAAAATCTGGATGTATCTTTTAAAATGGACGATGTTGTAAAAGGGGCCGAAGTTATAGCGCTGGTTGTTCCATCGCACGGGATGAGAGAGGTTGTTAAAAAGTTAAAGAGTTTTCTTAAAGATCAAATTATTATAAGTCTTGCTAAAGGGATAGAAGTTGATACTCTCATGCGTATGTCTGAAGTTATTGCTAGTGAATTGCCCGAGAAATTTTTTGAGAAGATTGCAGTTATTTCGGGTCCCAATCACGCAGAAGAAGTAAGTCTTGAAATACCGAGCACAACAGTTGTTTCGGCACATAAAAAAGAAGTGGCCTTAAAAGTTCAAAATATGTTTATGACACCTTATTTTAGAGTTTATACCAATCCCGATATTATTGGGGTTGAAGTTGGGGGAGCTACAAAAAATATAATTGCTTTAGCTACAGGAATGTCCGATGGATTAGGTTATGGTGATAACACCAGGGCTTCTTTAATGACGAGGGGGTTAGCTGAAATGACTCGGTTAGGGTTAAATATGGGGGCTCAATCTTCGACTTTTGCCGGTCTTTCCGGGATGGGCGATTTGATAGCCACATGCACGAGCCGTCATAGCAGAAACAGAAACACCGGAGAAAAGATTGCTAAAGGAATGACATTGGAAGAAGTTACCGCAGAAACAAAGATGGTGGCCGAAGGGACAAAAACTACCAAAGCGGTATACAGACTGGCCGAAAAGAGATGTATTGATATGCCTATTACCAGGGCTGTTTATCAGGTTTTGTATGAAAACAAGCGTCCTCTCAATTGTGTTTCCGATTTAATGATGCGTGGGGCAAAAGATGAATTGAAAGCATTTGGCTACTGA
- a CDS encoding helix-turn-helix domain-containing protein codes for MEKENKLYTPKQVAEKLNLKPTTIREWCKTGKIGRIKFGKEYRISEKDIEDWISKRKKQFKPDKDLLDRNLLCIMLYLNLKEKGESYIADLYRAYKEESTAKSIYYLDDILDILNKYDEKMPGLTDDVFKLLRENGFLKTED; via the coding sequence ATGGAAAAGGAAAATAAGCTTTATACTCCAAAACAAGTAGCCGAAAAATTAAACCTTAAGCCCACAACCATTCGAGAATGGTGCAAAACAGGGAAAATAGGTCGCATTAAATTTGGGAAAGAATACCGTATTTCAGAAAAAGATATAGAGGATTGGATTTCGAAAAGAAAAAAGCAGTTTAAGCCCGATAAAGACCTCTTAGATCGGAATTTGTTATGTATTATGCTCTATCTTAATTTAAAGGAAAAAGGCGAAAGTTATATCGCAGATTTATATCGCGCCTACAAGGAAGAAAGTACCGCGAAAAGCATATATTATTTAGACGATATACTTGACATATTAAATAAATATGACGAAAAGATGCCGGGATTAACTGATGATGTTTTCAAATTATTGAGAGAAAATGGATTTTTAAAAACAGAAGATTAG
- a CDS encoding permease, which yields MAMTLRRRGASLGATISFLIATPVTTVTTLFLLYAFFGCKFVILMVFTGFFIAILTGLFVDIFVDSSNVEVKKRIKCSHCDVVCEHKRYFGFTEKLKEVFRYGFLEIGRDTLGWIFLGLLGAGIIATLAPKEIIGHYLGTGFLPLILMVIIGGPMYICSTGSIPFVAALVSKGLTVGSAVVFLIVGPATNLSTFFVLARKLGRKTAVIYIVSIIMFSLILGYLIQLIV from the coding sequence ATGGCAATGACTTTAAGAAGGCGTGGGGCGAGCTTGGGAGCGACTATCTCCTTTTTAATTGCAACTCCTGTCACTACTGTAACCACGTTATTTTTGCTTTATGCTTTCTTTGGTTGTAAATTCGTGATTTTAATGGTGTTTACGGGGTTTTTTATAGCCATTCTTACAGGTCTTTTTGTAGATATTTTCGTAGATTCATCGAATGTGGAAGTTAAGAAGAGAATTAAATGCTCTCATTGTGATGTTGTCTGTGAACATAAGCGCTATTTTGGGTTTACCGAGAAGCTCAAAGAAGTTTTTAGGTACGGGTTTTTGGAGATAGGAAGAGATACATTAGGTTGGATTTTTCTTGGTTTGCTGGGTGCGGGGATAATTGCTACCCTTGCCCCTAAAGAAATAATCGGTCATTATTTAGGGACGGGATTTTTGCCGCTTATTTTAATGGTTATTATTGGCGGTCCCATGTATATTTGTTCTACTGGTAGCATTCCTTTTGTTGCGGCTCTTGTTTCAAAAGGTTTAACCGTAGGTAGTGCCGTTGTTTTTCTGATAGTCGGCCCCGCAACCAACTTGTCTACTTTTTTTGTTTTAGCCCGCAAGCTGGGCAGAAAAACGGCAGTTATCTATATTGTTTCAATAATAATGTTTTCTTTAATCTTGGGGTATTTAATTCAATTAATAGTTTAA